Proteins encoded in a region of the Prunus persica cultivar Lovell chromosome G4, Prunus_persica_NCBIv2, whole genome shotgun sequence genome:
- the LOC18779095 gene encoding MDIS1-interacting receptor like kinase 2, producing MPCNVWTGISCNTAGSVNRINLTNSGIQGTLYEFPFPSLPNLEYIDLSLNQLFGAIPSQISSLSKLIYFDLSYNQFSGKIPPEIGLLNNLQVLHLIGNQLNGSIPREIGKLKFLNELALQINSLEGPIPASLGNLSNLAVLYMQDNYLTGSIPSYFGNLKNLTMMYLFTNQLSGSIPSELGNLKSLVELCINDNSLSGSIPISLGDLTNLTVLYLFENKLSGVIPKEIGNLISIVELVLSQNQLNGSIPTSLGDLSNLEKLYLRDNQLSGSIPQEMENLMKLTVLQLDTNNFSGYLPQNICRRESLQIFTAYNNHFIGPIPKSLKTCKSLVRVSLQGNQLTDNISEDFGAYPNLRFVDLSHNNLHGEISQLWGQCPQLATLRIAGNNLTGRIPPEISHATQIHELDLSSNSLVGVIPKDFGRLTSLVKLMLNGNQLWGPIPSEFGSLTDIEYLDLSTNKFSESIPGIFGNLLNLYYLNLSNNKFGQEIPFQLGKLVHMSQLDLSHNSLKGKIPSEMSSMQSLEKLNLSHNNLTGLIPTTFDGMHGLNDIDISYNQLQGTIPNNKAFQNARMEGNNGLCGNVGGLKPCNHYVEHKRTSKKAFLIIFPILGALLLAFLVFGLIDRRRRSRKKSQEIEQGNMHESFFSIINFDGRKMYGEIMKATNGFDAVHCIGMGGQGSVYKAKIPSGSIVAVKKFHQTLDGEEASRKEFLNEIRALTQIRHRNIVRLLGFCSSSHHSFLVYEYLETGSLAAILSNENEAKKLDWSTRVRIVKGVAHALCYMHHDCSPPIVHRDITSSNILLHYDYEPCVSDFGTAKLLNPDSSNWTALAGTYGYVAPELAYTMKVTEKCDVYSFGVLALEVIMGKKLGDFISSFSFPSTTYANILLKDALDQRLPPPTPQLQDEVVTIARLSVACRHSHPQSRPTMLMVSQMLSFQTASSYGGLDDITLEQLITI from the exons ATGCCATGCAACGTTTGGACTGGAATTTCATGCAACACTGCTGGAAGTGTCAACAGGATAAACCTCACCAATTCTGGGATACAAGGTACGCTATATGAATTTCCATTCCCGTCCCTCCCTAATCTCGAATATATTGACCTCAGCTTGAACCAACTCTTTGGTGCCATCCCATCTCAGATCAGTTCCCTCTCCAAACTCATCTATTTTGACCTTTCTTATAATCAGTTTTCTGGGAAAATCCCACCAGAAATTGGTCTTCTCAATAATCTTCAAGTCCTGCACCTAATTGGGAACCAATTAAATGGTTCAATCCCTCGAGAAATTGGTAAGCTTAAGTTTCTTAATGAGCTTGCTCTGCAAATAAATAGTCTAGAAGGTCCAATTCCGGCTTCTCTTGGTAACCTTTCCAATTTAGCTGTACTGTACATGCAGGACAACTATTTAACAGGTTCCATTCCTTCatattttggaaatttaaaaaacctaACCATGATGTACTTGTTCACCAATCAACTTTCTGGTTCTATCCCTTCAGAATTAGGAAATTTGAAGTCTCTAGTGGAATTATGCATTAATGACAACAGTCTATCTGGTTCAATCCCGATATCATTAGGTGATCTGACAAACCTTACCGTTCTCTATCTCTTTGAAAATAAGCTTTCCGGCGTAATTCCAAAAGAGATAGGGAACTTGATATCTATTGTGGAACTAGTATTGAGCCAGAATCAACTCAATGGTTCCATCCCCACTTCACTTGGTGACTTGAGCAACCTGGAAAAGTTATACCTCCGTGATAACCAACTTTCTGGCTCCATCCCCCAAGAGATGGAGAATCTCATGAAGTTGACTGTACTGCAGTTGGACACTAACAACTTTTCTGGTTATTTGCCCCAAAATATTTGCCGACGTGAATCACTACAAATCTTTACGGCATACAACAACCATTTCATAGGTCCAATCCCCAAAAGCTTGAAAACTTGCAAGAGCTTAGTCAGAGTTAGTCTTCAAGGGAACCAACTGACAGACAATATATCTGAAGACTTTGGTGCCTATCCAAATCTTCGATTTGTTGACCTAAGCCACAATAACTTGCACGGTGAAATTTCGCAACTCTGGGGACAGTGTCCGCAGTTAGCAACACTACGAATTGCGGGGAACAACCTTACTGGTAGAATACCGCCTGAGATTAGCCATGCAACCCAAATTCATGAACTTGATCTTTCTTCCAATAGTTTAGTAGGGGTGATTCCAAAGGACTTTGGGAGATTGACTTCTTTGGTGAAATTGATGTTGAATGGCAACCAACTTTGGGGTCCTATACCCTCAGAATTTGGATCATTGACTGATATTGAATATCTTGACTTGTCCACCAACAAATTCAGTGAGTCAATTCCAGGCATTTTTGGCAACTTGCTTAACTTGTACTACTTGAATTTGAGCAATAACAAGTTCGGCCAAGAAATTCCATTTCAGTTGGGGAAGTTAGTTCATATGTCCCAACTTGATCTAAGTCACAACTCACTTAAGGGTAAGATACCATCAGAAATGAGCAGTATGCAAAGCTTGGAGAAGTTGAATCTTTCCCACAATAATCTTACCGGTCTCATTCCAACAACTTTTGATGGAATGCATGGGCTGAATGACATCGACATATCCTACAATCAGCTGCAGGGTACAATCCCCAACAACAAAGCATTTCAAAATGCTCGAATGGAAGGGAATAACGGATTGTGTGGCAATGTTGGAGGACTAAAACCCTGCAATCATTATGTGGAACATAAGCGAACCTCAAAAAAGGCGTTCTTAATCATTTTCCCTATCTTGGGAGCACTTTTACTTGCTTTCCTGGTATTTGGTTTGAttgatagaagaagaagaagtagaaAGAAATCACAGGAAATAGAACAGGGCAATATGCATGAAAGCTTTTtctcaataattaattttgacgGAAGAAAAATGTATGGAGAAATCATGAAAGCAACCAATGGTTTTGATGCCGTCCATTGCATCGGGATGGGAGGACAGGGAAGTGTCTACAAGGCAAAGATCCCATCAGGCAGCATTGTTGCAGTGAAGAAGTTCCATCAAACACTTGATGGTGAGGAGGCATCTCGGAAGGAGTTCCTTAATGAAATAAGGGCCTTAACTCAGATACGACACCGAAACATTGTAAGGTTGCTTGGCTTTTGTTCAAGTTCCCATCACTCGTTTTTGGTCTATGAGTATTTGGAAACAGGTAGCTTGGCTGCAATCTTGAGCAACGAGAATGAAGCTAAAAAATTGGACTGGAGCACAAGGGTGAGAATTGTAAAAGGTGTTGCTCATGCGTTGTGTTATATGCATCATGATTGCTCACCACCAATTGTGCATCGAGACATAACAAGCAGCAACATTTTGCTGCATTATGACTACGAGCCTTGTGTTTCGGACTTCGGAACTGCTAAGCTTTTGAATCCAGACTCGTCGAATTGGACTGCTCTTGCTGGCACATATGGATATGTAGCACCAG AGCTGGCTTACACAATGAAGGTAACTGAGAAATGTGATGTTTATAGCTTTGGAGTGCTGGCACTGGAAGTGATTATGGGAAAGAAGCTAGGCGATTTCATCTCCTCATTTTCGTTTCCATCCACCACCTATGCAAACATATTGCTCAAGGATGCGTTGGACCAACGCCTTCCTCCTCCTACACCTCAACTTCAAGATGAAGTCGTAACCATTGCAAGGCTATCAGTTGCATGCAGACATTCCCATCCACAATCGAGGCCAACAATGCTCATGGTTTCACAGATGTTATCGTTCCAAACTGCTTCTTCCTATGGAGGACTAGACGATATTACACTTGAACAACTCATTACGATCTGA
- the LOC18779725 gene encoding inosine-5'-monophosphate dehydrogenase 2 isoform X1, producing the protein MSSSIFEDGFSSDRLFNQGYSYTYDDVIFLPHYIDFPTDSVHLATRLSRRVPLSIPCVSSPMDTVTEAHMAISMAALGGIGIIHSNTTPSEQAHMVKAVKSRRVPVLSNPVFKSPSDRIQSDDVFDSSNPYVLVTENGSPSSKLLGYVAGRDWATLGDKEVKIYDYMVNCTDFTVPWSYDLGRIGEHMEEKRRDVVATVRDDEVVDVVAKEEVERIKGYPKLGVGTVGPNGAWRVGAAIGTRETDKERLEGLVKAGVDVVVLDSSQGNSIYQIEMIKYVKKTYSNLDVVGGNVVTVSQAQNLIQAGVDGLRVGMGSGSICTTQEVCAVGRGQATAVYKVASIASQSGVPVIADGGISNSGHIVKALVLGASTVMMGSYLAGSTEAPGAYEYQNGHRIKKYRGMGSLEAMTKGSDQRYLGDTAKLKIAQGVVGAVADKGSVLKFIPYTIQAVKQGFQDLGASSLQSGHDLLRTSVLRLEVRTGAAQVEGGVHGLVSYEKKSF; encoded by the exons ATGTCAAGTTCAATCTTCGAAGACGGCTTCTCCTCCGATCGGCTCTTCAACCAGGGCTACTCCTACACCTACGATGACGTCATCTTCCTTCCTCACTACATCGACTTCCCCACCGACTCCGTCCATTTGGCCACCAGACTCAGCCGTCGCGTCCCTCTCTCGATCCCCTGCGTCTCGTCCCCCATGGACACCGTCACCGAGGCCCACATGGCCATTTCCATGGCCGCCCTCGGTGGCATCGGCATCATCCACTCCAACACGACGCCGTCTGAGCAAGCCCACATGGTTAAAGCCGTCAAATCCCGCCGCGTCCCGGTTCTCTCCAATCCCGTTTTCAAATCCCCAAGCGATCGAATCCAATCCGATGACGTCTTCGACTCTTCCAACCCCTACGTCCTGGTCACTGAGAATGGGAGTCCCAGTTCGAAGCTTTTGGGGTACGTGGCGGGTAGAGATTGGGCGACATTAGGAGACAAGGAGGTGAAGATTTACGATTACATGGTGAACTGTACGGACTTCACGGTGCCGTGGAGTTACGATTTGGGGCGGATTGGGGAGCACATGGAGGAGAAAAGGCGAGATGTGGTGGCTACTGTGAGGGACGATGAGGTTGTGGATGTGGTGGCGAAGGAGGAGGTGGAGAGGATTAAAGGGTACCCGAAATTGGGGGTGGGGACGGTGGGGCCCAACGGGGCGTGGCGGGTCGGGGCGGCCATCGGGACAAGGGAGACAGATAAGGAGAGATTGGAGGGGTTGGTGAAGGCAGGGGTTGATGTGGTGGTGTTGGACAGCTCTCAGGGGAACTCCATTTATCAGATTGAGATGATTAAGTATGTGAAGAAAACTTACTCGAATTTGGATGTGGTTGGTGGGAATGTGGTGACGGTGAGTCAGGCGCAGAATTTGATTCAGGCTGGTGTTGATGGGTTGAGGGTTGGAATGGGATCTGGCTCCATTTGTACCACACAAGAGGTCTGCGCCGTCGGGCGGGGGCAG GCAACTGCTGTTTACAAGGTTGCATCTATTGCTTCACAAAGTGGTGTGCCTGTCATTGCTGATGGTGGAATTTCCAATTCTGGACACATTGTCAAGGCTTTGGTCCTTGGGGCGTCAACTGTCATGATGGGAAGCTACTTAGCTGGAAGCACTGAGGCTCCTGGGGCTTATGAGTATCAG AATGGTCATCGAATAAAAAAATATCGAGGCATGGGATCTCTTGAAGCAATGACAAAAGGCAGTGACCAAAGGTACTTGGGTGATACAGCTAAGCTGAAAATTGCACAGGGGGTGGTTGGGGCAGTTGCAGACAAAGGTTCTGTTTTGAAGTTCATACCTTACACAATCCAAGCTGTGAAACAAGGTTTCCAAGATCTTGGTGCTTCTTCTCTGCAATCTGGTCACGACCTCCTAAGAACAAGCGTTTTAAGGCTAGAG GTAAGAACAGGAGCAGCACAAGTAGAAGGTGGAGTTCATGGGCTGGTTTCTTATGAGAAGAAGTCATTTTGA
- the LOC18779725 gene encoding inosine-5'-monophosphate dehydrogenase 2 isoform X2, whose protein sequence is MSSSIFEDGFSSDRLFNQGYSYTYDDVIFLPHYIDFPTDSVHLATRLSRRVPLSIPCVSSPMDTVTEAHMAISMAALGGIGIIHSNTTPSEQAHMVKAVKSRRVPVLSNPVFKSPSDRIQSDDVFDSSNPYVLVTENGSPSSKLLGYVAGRDWATLGDKEVKIYDYMVNCTDFTVPWSYDLGRIGEHMEEKRRDVVATVRDDEVVDVVAKEEVERIKGYPKLGVGTVGPNGAWRVGAAIGTRETDKERLEGLVKAGVDVVVLDSSQGNSIYQIEMIKYVKKTYSNLDVVGGNVVTVSQAQNLIQAGVDGLRVGMGSGSICTTQEVCAVGRGQATAVYKVASIASQSGVPVIADGGISNSGHIVKALVLGASTVMMGSYLAGSTEAPGAYEYQNFTSSRPKCSLGFSWMRVKAELIAGVLYYPRMDRAFLAC, encoded by the exons ATGTCAAGTTCAATCTTCGAAGACGGCTTCTCCTCCGATCGGCTCTTCAACCAGGGCTACTCCTACACCTACGATGACGTCATCTTCCTTCCTCACTACATCGACTTCCCCACCGACTCCGTCCATTTGGCCACCAGACTCAGCCGTCGCGTCCCTCTCTCGATCCCCTGCGTCTCGTCCCCCATGGACACCGTCACCGAGGCCCACATGGCCATTTCCATGGCCGCCCTCGGTGGCATCGGCATCATCCACTCCAACACGACGCCGTCTGAGCAAGCCCACATGGTTAAAGCCGTCAAATCCCGCCGCGTCCCGGTTCTCTCCAATCCCGTTTTCAAATCCCCAAGCGATCGAATCCAATCCGATGACGTCTTCGACTCTTCCAACCCCTACGTCCTGGTCACTGAGAATGGGAGTCCCAGTTCGAAGCTTTTGGGGTACGTGGCGGGTAGAGATTGGGCGACATTAGGAGACAAGGAGGTGAAGATTTACGATTACATGGTGAACTGTACGGACTTCACGGTGCCGTGGAGTTACGATTTGGGGCGGATTGGGGAGCACATGGAGGAGAAAAGGCGAGATGTGGTGGCTACTGTGAGGGACGATGAGGTTGTGGATGTGGTGGCGAAGGAGGAGGTGGAGAGGATTAAAGGGTACCCGAAATTGGGGGTGGGGACGGTGGGGCCCAACGGGGCGTGGCGGGTCGGGGCGGCCATCGGGACAAGGGAGACAGATAAGGAGAGATTGGAGGGGTTGGTGAAGGCAGGGGTTGATGTGGTGGTGTTGGACAGCTCTCAGGGGAACTCCATTTATCAGATTGAGATGATTAAGTATGTGAAGAAAACTTACTCGAATTTGGATGTGGTTGGTGGGAATGTGGTGACGGTGAGTCAGGCGCAGAATTTGATTCAGGCTGGTGTTGATGGGTTGAGGGTTGGAATGGGATCTGGCTCCATTTGTACCACACAAGAGGTCTGCGCCGTCGGGCGGGGGCAG GCAACTGCTGTTTACAAGGTTGCATCTATTGCTTCACAAAGTGGTGTGCCTGTCATTGCTGATGGTGGAATTTCCAATTCTGGACACATTGTCAAGGCTTTGGTCCTTGGGGCGTCAACTGTCATGATGGGAAGCTACTTAGCTGGAAGCACTGAGGCTCCTGGGGCTTATGAGTATCAG AACTTCACAAGTTCGAGGCCTAAGTGCAGTCTTGGATTCTCGTGGATGCGTGTTAAAGCTGAACTTATAGCGGGGGTACTGTACTACCCACGGATGGACAGAGCATTTCTTGCCTGTTAG
- the LOC18778619 gene encoding proline-rich receptor-like protein kinase PERK2, translating into MATNKEHTRICILFLYLALATISFYQCEARRSMRLLKAVPSPAHQRSLFLKAAKNLKLIKQIDFPLEGSKEIQPYGVSSPLTLPPYDSLAPISLPENAPPYCTTAPNTPQTPSTIFTPTPSTLYPPILPFQSPPASPIIIIPGPPESISTPNPPVTFPSPTIIIPGPPESTPNPPETVPSPTVIVPSPPDFIPSPTIYIPSPPDYEPSPPALVPNPPSSVPSPFGFQPSPPVFEPPIIFPPPTTPPTPKRGPKAALWCVAKPSVPDPIIQEAMNYACGSGADCGPIQPSGPCFEPNSLFAHASYAFNSFWQRTKVAGGTCEFGGTGMLVTVDPSYDGCHFVYY; encoded by the exons ATGGCCACAAACAAAGAGCACACTAGGATTTGCattctttttctctatttgGCTCTGGCAACTATTTCCTTCTATCAATGTG AGGCAAGAAGATCAATGAGATTACTAAAAGCTGTTCCAAGTCCAGCACACCAGAGAAGTCTGTTTCTCAAAGCTGCAAAGAATTTGAAGTTAATTAAGCAAATTGATTTTCCATTGGAGGGATCAAAGGAAATCCAGCCCTATGGTGTGAGCTCACCACTTACATTGCCACCTTATGATTCATTGGCTCCAATTTCCTTGCCTGAAAATGCACCTCCTTATTGTACAACTGCACCCAATACCCCACAAACCCCTTCTACAATTTTTACCCCTACTCCATCAACACTCTATCCACCAATCCTTCCTTTTCAAAGCCCACCAGCAAGCCCAATTATCATTATCCCAGGCCCACCAGAATCTATCTCTACTCCGAATCCACCCGTAACCTTCCCAAGTCCAACAATTATTATACCAGGCCCACCCGAATCCACTCCTAATCCACCCGAAACCGTCCCAAGCCCAACTGTCATAGTCCCAAGCCCACCAGACTTTATACCTAGTCCCACTATCTATATCCCAAGCCCACCTGATTATGAGCCCAGCCCGCCGGCCCTTGTCCCAAACCCACCTTCTTCGGTGCCATCTCCTTTCGGGTTTCAGCCAAGCCCACCGGTGTTCGAGCCTCCTATTATCTTCCCCCCACCGACCACACCACCGACCCCGAAAAGAGGCCCAAAGGCGGCCCTGTGGTGCGTAGCTAAGCCGTCAGTGCCCGACCCAATCATTCAAGAAGCTATGAATTATGCTTGTGGATCGGGAGCGGATTGCGGGCCCATTCAGCCCAGTGGGCCGTGCTTTGAGCCCAACTCATTGTTTGCCCATGCTTCCTATGCCTTCAATAGCTTCTGGCAAAGGACGAAGGTTGCTGGTGGCACTTGTGAGTTTGGAGGAACTGGCATGCTAGTCACTGTCGATCCAA GCTATGATGGGTGCCACTTTGTCTATTATTGA
- the LOC18779741 gene encoding pentatricopeptide repeat-containing protein At1g79490, mitochondrial yields MIYRRKLFPINFCRLTKTPTFSSAFHDFNSRSLCTNELNSCGGSFRLWSSITGFNLISPRFSVPEKPNFVRSSGFSSANLVENPFSLGPGLIRKYSSGKNSDEWTEEIEYLDESGSVIYTGKGIRSVEPGLDDHVMVGDLKKPFLNASAIAKIVEVVKRWKWGPELETQLDKLQFVPNMTHITQALKVIKDGDGALTLFRWAKRQPWYLPSDECFVILFDGLNQSKDFDGIQSLFDEMVQDSSNKGVLSSSAYNRVIQFLAKADKMEVSFCCFKKIQDSGFKVDTQTYNSLITLFLNKGLPYKAFEIYESMQAANCSLDGSTYELMVPNLAKSGRLDAAFKLFQEMKERNFKPSFNVFGSLVDSMGKAGRLDMSMKVYMEMQGYGFRPSAPMYVSMIESYVKAGKLDAALRLWDEMKKAGFRPNFGLYTMIVESHAKSGKLDIAMSTFTDMERVGFLPTPSTYSCLLEMHAASGQVDSAMRLYNSMINAGLRPGLSTYTSLLMLLANKKLVDVAAKILLEMKTMGYSVDVSASDVLMVYIKDGSVDLALRWLRFMGSSGIRTNNFIIRQLFESCMKSGLYESAKPLLETYVNAAAKVDLILYTSILAHLVRCQEEENERHLMSILGATRHKAHAFMCGLFTGPEQRKQPVLSFVREFFQGIDYELEEGPARYYVNVLLNYLVLMGQINRARCVWKVAYENKLFPKAIVFDQQIAWSLDVRNLSVGAALIAVVHTLHRFRKRMLYYGVVPRRIKLVTGPTLKIVVAQILSSVESPFEVSKVVLRAPGDAVMEWFKKPIVQQFLLNEIPSRSDILMHKLNTLFPSSAPELRSLAPPKMLMARKAM; encoded by the coding sequence ATGATTTATAGGAGGAAGCTTTTCCCTATAAATTTTTGTAGACTCACCAAAACCCCTACCTTCAGCTCTGCATTTCACGATTTCAATTCACGGAGTCTTTGTACAAATGAACTTAATAGTTGTGGAGGAAGTTTCAGGTTATGGAGCTCTATAACGGgtttcaatttaatttctcCGAGATTTTCTGTACCAGAAAAACCCAATTTTGTGAGGAGCTCTGGGTTTTCGAGTGCAAATTTGGTTGAAAACCCATTTTCTTTAGGCCCTGGTTTGATTAGAAAATACTCTTCTGGGAAGAACAGTGATGAGTGGACTGAGGAAATTGAGTATTTGGATGAATCAGGCAGTGTAATTTACACTGGAAAAGGTATACGGTCCGTTGAGCCAGGGCTCGATGATCATGTAATGGTGGGTGATTTGAAGAAGCCGTTTTTGAATGCCTCTGCGATTGCTAAGATTGTTGAGGTTGTGAAGAGGTGGAAATGGGGGCCTGAATTAGAGACCCAATTGGACAAACTCCAGTTTGTACCAAACATGACTCACATTACTCAGGCCTTGAAGGTTATTAAAGATGGTGATGGGGCTTTGACATTGTTTCGATGGGCTAAGAGGCAGCCTTGGTATTTGCCAAGTGATGAGTGTTTTGTTATATTGTTTGATGGCCTAAACCAAAGTAAGGACTTTGATGGAATTCAATCATTATTTGATGAGATGGTGCAGGATTCAAGTAATAAGGGGGTTTTATCATCTAGTGCATATAACCGTGTCATTCAGTTTTTGGCTAAAGCTGATAAAATGGAGGTGTCGTTTTGTTGCTTTAAGAAGATTCAAGATTCAGGTTTCAAAGTTGATACTCAGACATATAATTCGCTTATAACCTTGTTTTTGAATAAGGGTTTACCTTATAAGGCATTTGAGATATATGAGAGCATGCAAGCTGCAAACTGTTCATTGGATGGATCAACCTATGAGTTAATGGTACCAAACTTGGCAAAATCGGGCCGCCTTGATGCTGCATTTAAGCTCTTccaagaaatgaaagaaaggaATTTTAAACCCAGCTTTAATGTCTTTGGATCGCTTGTTGATTCAATGGGAAAAGCTGGCAGATTGGACATGTCAATGAAGGTATACATGGAAATGCAGGGTTATGGTTTCAGACCATCTGCTCCCATGTATGTTTCTATGATTGAGTCATATGTGAAGGCTGGGAAATTAGATGCTGCCCTTAGGCTTTGGGATGAGATGAAGAAAGCAGGTTTTAGGCCTAACTTTGGGTTATACACAATGATTGTTGAGTCCCATGCAAAGTCAGGAAAACTTGATATTGCAATGTCTACCTTTACAGATATGGAGAGGGTTGGATTTCTACCCACTCCATCTACATATTCATGTCTATTAGAAATGCATGCTGCCTCGGGACAAGTAGATTCCGCTATGAGGCTGTATAACTCAATGATCAATGCAGGTTTAAGACCAGGTCTAAGTACTTACACCTCCCTTTTGATGCTCTTGGCTAATAAGAAGCTTGTAGATGTGgctgccaaaattttgcttGAGATGAAGACCATGGGATATTCTGTTGATGTGAGTGCTAGTGATGTTCTGATGGTGTATATAAAGGATGGTTCTGTTGATCTTGCCTTGCGGTGGCTACGTTTCATGGGTTCCTCAGGGATTAGAACAAATAACTTTATAATCAGACAGTTGTTCGAGTCGTGTATGAAGAGTGGTTTGTATGAGTCAGCAAAGCCTCTCCTAGAAACATATGTGAATGCTGCTGCAAAAGTAGACCTCATTCTTTACACATCCATTCTGGCCCATCTTGTCAGATGCCAGGAAGAAGAGAACGAGAGGCATTTGATGTCAATACTTGGTGCCACAAGACATAAGGCACACGCTTTTATGTGTGGACTCTTCACGGGCCCAGAACAGAGGAAACAACCAGTCTTATCTTTTGTGAgggaattttttcaaggtatTGATTATGAGTTGGAAGAGGGGCCTGCTAGATACTATGTTAATGTTCTCCTCAACTACCTTGTTCTTATGGGGCAGATAAACCGAGCTCGATGTGTTTGGAAAGTTGCCTACGAGAATAAGCTTTTCCCAAAGGCGATAGTTTTTGATCAGCAAATTGCTTGGTCCCTGGACGTTAGGAACTTATCAGTTGGAGCTGCACTAATAGCCGTTGTGCATACTCTCCATAGGTTCAGAAAAAGAATGTTGTATTATGGTGTTGTCCCCAGGAGAATTAAATTGGTCACGGGACCGACTTTGAAGATTGTGGTTGCACAGATTTTGAGCTCAGTGGAATCTCCATTTGAGGTTAGCAAAGTGGTGCTGAGGGCTCCGGGAGACGCTGTCATGGAGTGGTTTAAGAAACCTATTGTTCAACAGTTTCTTCTGAATGAGATTCCATCAAGGTCTGACATCCTCATGCACAAACTGAACACTCTTTTTCCTAGTTCTGCACCTGAATTGAGATCTCTGGCCCCTCCCAAAATGCTCATGGCAAGGAAAGCGATGTAA
- the LOC18780031 gene encoding 30S ribosomal protein S9, chloroplastic, translating into MAAPILALTSSLSSLSFSSHVAQNPSVVSFPKSRSVSCGTLTSTPPPIIASASVAPPEALQSADLKKYVKSRLPGGFAAQTIIGTGRRKCAIARVVLQEGTGKIIINYRDAKEYLQGNPLWLQYLKVPLGTLGYESSYDVFVKAHGGGLSGQAQAISLGIARALLKVSEDHRAPLRKEGLLTRDSRVVERKKAGLKKARKAPQFSKR; encoded by the exons ATGGCGGCTCCCATACTAGCTCTCACTTCGtcactctcttctctctcattttcgtCTCACGTAGCTCAGAACCCTAGCGTCGTCTCATTTCCCAAATCCAGATCAGTGTCGTGTGGAACCCTTACGAGTACCCCTCCGCCGATCATCGCCTCTGCCTCGGTAGCTCCCCCAGAAGCTCTGCAGTCTGCGGACCTCAAAAAATACGTGAAATCGAGGCTTCCCGGTGGCTTTGCAGCTCAGACAATCATCGGCACTGGTCGTCGGAAATGCGCAATCGCTCGCGTTGTGCTCCAGGAGGGCACtggaaaaatcataataaactATCGGGATGCCAAg GAGTATCTTCAAGGCAACCCACTGTGGCTGCAGTATCTCAAAGTACCGTTGGGTACTTTGGGATACGAAAGTAGCTATGATGTCTTTGTGAAGGCTCACGGCGGTGGGCTTTCTGGCCAGGCTCAGGCTATATCCCTCGGCATTGCTCGAGCACTGCTGAAGGTGAGTGAGGACCACAGAGCACCTCTGAGAAAGGAGGGGCTGCTGACCAGGGACTCCAGAGTGGTTGAAAGGAAGAAGGCGGGTCTCAAGAAAGCTCGCAAAGCTCCACAGTTTTCCAAACGTTGA